The genomic window GAAGATTTCCATCGCCCGATGTTAAGGACTTACTGTTCAAAACAACAGCCCCCGAAACAATCCGAGTTACCGAATGACCAAAAAGACCGATTCTGAAAATGCACTGCCGCCAGCAGGCGAGAAGAAGCGCCCGCCGCAGTTGTGGAAGAAGGGCCAGTCGGGCAACCCTGCAGGCCGGACGCCGGGCACGAGCAAGGCTCACGAGTTGCGCGAGAAGATCCGCGATTGCGTGCCTGACCTCATCGCCAAGTTAATGGAGCAAGCCAAAGGCGGAGATGTGGGCGCTGCACGCCTCTTGCTCGAACGCGTCCTGCCAGCTATCAAGCCGGTGGAGCTGCCACAGGCAATCATGCTGCCGTCCGATGGCAACCTGACCGAAAAGGGCCACGCGCTGCTGCAAGCCGCTGCCGACGGCGAGATCCCTGCCGCCCACGCCGCCAGCCTGATGACCGCGCTTGGCTCGCTTGCGAAGGTGGCCGAGGTCGACGAACTGGCCCGCCGTGTCGCAGCCCTCGAAGATTCCGCAACCAAGAAGTGAGGCCCGGTATGGACATCAAGAAACGAATCGAAGCTCTGGAGCAGCGCAAAGGCACGAGGCGCGTTTACCGGGGCCTGGTGGATGAAACGCTGGAGCAGGCGTGCAAGCGGCTCGGGCTATTCGGTGACGAGGATGCGATCGTGATCCTGCGATCCATCGTCGATGTCTGACCGAAGGAGAACGATATGGCATTGAACCTTGAACGACGTGTCGCGGACCTTGAGGCCGCAGGCGACAAGAACAGCAAACCCTTCCTGGTGCGACTTGTCTCCGGTGATGGAACGCTAGAGCAGCAGGCCGAGCACGCGGCACTCAGAGCAGCTGGGAATGAGGTGATGGTCGTCTCGTTGGTCGCCCTGGCGCCAAAGCATCGACCAGCAGCCGAGCCGCCGGCAGCGACGCCCAATCTTTGAACATTGCACAGGAGAAACCATGTTTCCATTCAACCCGACGAACGCGCCCATGGTGGGAGGCGGTCTGCTCGATCCCAAGGTGATCGCAGCAAAGCAAGCGATTGCCAAGGTGCCGAAGGCCAAGGGAACGAAGCACAAGAAATCGCCCGAGCAGATGCGCGGCCGTTGAATGGGTTTTTCAGGTCGCCACGATACACAACCTAAATGCATGAGGCGCGTGCGAAAATTGTTTAGGCACAAAAATGGACGACGACAAGTTTTTTAGACTTCGATACGTGGGGCGACGGTTTGACCGGACGCGGCTTCCGCTCGATGTGTTGGCTGATCTGCCAGCGTTTCGTGACCTGCTCGTTGCTTACGCGAAGCAGCAGTGGCGTGCCGCAAATTCCGATCGCCAGCGGGTGCCCAAAGGGTTTGACAAGAGCCTTTCCTTTGACTTGGTGGGAATCGAACCTGGCAGCGCAATTCCTGCACTTAGTTGGGATGAAGCTACGGCACAAGAATATTTGCCGGGCTTCGCAAGCGAGCTCAATGAGATCGTGACTGCTTCCTACGCAGACGTTATCAGCCTTGTCGATGATGCTGGGCATGATGTTTTTCCGAAGGCTTTGGACCCTGAGCACGTCCGGGCACTCAATCGATTGGGATCGGGATTGCATGAAGATGAACGAATCGAATTTGTCGGGAGCAAAGGCGTAGATGGCAACGTCGTTTACCTCGATGTCGTCCGCCGCAAAAGGCTAATTACCAAAGTCCGTGAGACGTATGAAAGTCGGCACGACGGCATTGGCACTCTCATTGGCGTATTCGCTCCGCCCGACGCGCAGGCAACTATCAAGGTGCAAGCTTTCGAGCTTGGTCAAATAGATATACGTATCGACAACGAGCGCGTCAAAGTTTTTGACGGCAACATCAACGGAACGGTTCAGTTCGACTTGCAGATAGAGCGTGACAACAACGACGCCTTTCGCGGTATCGTGCAGGTACACGGCGTTGATCTAATTGACCCTGAGATCGGTGCCGAGCTGGAGCGTTGCGGCAATAGGGTCGAAGCGATCGCGATCTTGGTTGATGGCTGGTCTGATGGCGCGGGTGTCGCCCCATCTGCAGAGGCTGTTTCGGCGGCAAAGAGTTTTTTGAGCAAGCGCCCAATGTTGTGTGCAGATTTCAGGATTTACCCGACGCTTGCCGGCGGTGTGCTCTTTGAGCTAGTACGAAATGATTGGGACCTATCGGTAGAATTTCTTGCTACTGGCGGCGTGGAACTCTTCGGGATCGAAGTGGGTGGCAGAGGTGAGCTCGAGCCAGTGTTTTACGGAGCAGTCTCGCAAGATTTCATCGACTTTTTCGATGCAAAGGTTGGCCGCTAATGGTTCGACCTTTCGTTCCTGAAGAGGTGTTGTTCCGCCAGATCCATCCGCACTCGCTGGAGAAGGGGGAGCCGTCCAGTGATCGTTTTCGCCCATACGCAAATGACCAAAATCAAATGTCGGTAGACAGGTCTGCGCTAACTACGGCAGCGGAGTCACACACTCTGTATGTAGCGAACGGCAAGCTATCGGCCGCAGTTTTTGGCCTTGCTGTTGCTGAGCTTTCGGCCGAGTCCATTCCGTGCAAAGCCGATCCGCTGACGGCCAAAGATGACCAGCTTGAAAATGCTGCTCACGCATTGGCGGACTATTCCGCGCACAGCGAGAAAGCTCAGAAAAACATCGCGAAAAAGTTAAAGCAACTTGCTATCGCAAGGGGTTGCCTCCACTCATCGGTAGAGGCCTGAGGACCACTGCGTTGATCCGCTCCGCATCGTTGGAGAACGCTTGTGCGATCGCCCCATCCCGGTTCGTGACCATCGGCTTTGCCGCCACGATGACGGCCTATCCCGCAAGGCCATCGAGCGCAAGATCGAAAAAGGTGAATGGGCCGAGGGGATCCATTTCCGCAAGCGCGATGGTCGCGTTTATATCGATATGGTTGAATTTGAACGGTGGATCATTGGGCTGGATAAGTCGCAGCTGACACGCTCCGCTCGCCCTCGTGCATCAACGTAGATTCTCTATCCACTCGATTAGACGTTTTGCGCATCGGGTGGCGTGGGGTAGAGCGATTCAAGCGATCCGCTGAAGTTGAGCAAGCTGATGTTCAGCCTGTTGGCCTGCGTGGCGATCTCTTGCAGCGTGGCTATGGTGACATGCTGGCGCGTGACCTCTAGCCCGTCGGGCGTCTTCTTCTTGTGCCGAATGCTCAGTGCTTCGATCGCCAGCGTCGGGCTAGGCACAAAGCTACCCCAAATCGCGTGGACAACCGTGTTGCGACGCTCAGCCACCACCATCAAGTCATTCACCCACCAAATGGCAACGTCGTGTACTCCGACCAGATCGGCGCACGCCCCAACCGCGATTTTCCATAGCCTGGCTCGTTCCGCCATGGAGTTTGGCAATTGGTGCGTCACGGCCGCGGCGCCGGCTATTCGCATGAGATTCAGCAGCATCAGAGTGAAGTGCCCCTCAAGCCGCCCCCAGGCAACGAGTGCGATCCCCAGCGCTTGGTAGAAATCGTTCGCGTCGACAGGGTCTAGCGGCGACGGTGTCGTGCTCGGCGAAAACTTCAAGACCGCCGGTCCATTGGATTGGGTTACAGACATGAAGCACCTCTGCATGTGCAAGCTATAGCAGCAATGGTGGCTAGAGTAAGGCAGTCGTTTCCGCCGGGATGCAGCCACGGCTCTATCAACGCAGGCTCACCGCCAATCAGTCGGTCGCCTATGCTGCTCGCTCGGAATGACATTGACGCGACGAGAAACGCCGGCGCGTTCGCACGGCCGGGCGCGCCCAGGATTTCTGGACGGACATTCGCACCTGAACAGCACTTCAGCGGTTTGCGGCGTCCAGCCCTGCGTCCCGCCCAATGTCGACGACTCCAGCACCATCTCCTTCTTGCCGCA from Variovorax sp. PAMC28562 includes these protein-coding regions:
- a CDS encoding DUF5681 domain-containing protein is translated as MTKKTDSENALPPAGEKKRPPQLWKKGQSGNPAGRTPGTSKAHELREKIRDCVPDLIAKLMEQAKGGDVGAARLLLERVLPAIKPVELPQAIMLPSDGNLTEKGHALLQAAADGEIPAAHAASLMTALGSLAKVAEVDELARRVAALEDSATKK